Proteins from one Microtus pennsylvanicus isolate mMicPen1 chromosome 7, mMicPen1.hap1, whole genome shotgun sequence genomic window:
- the Bag6 gene encoding large proline-rich protein BAG6 isoform X1 codes for MCVCMCLAACGLSRVAATPTEGGGGRRGWSACRSGLPELSAMEPSDSTSTAMEEPDSLEVLVKTLDSQTRTFIVGAQMNVKEFKEHIAASVSIPSEKQRLIYQGRVLQDDKKLQDYNVGGKVIHLVERAPPQTQLPSGASSGTGSAAAAHGGAPLPGTRGPGASVHDRNANSYVMVGTFNLPSDGSAVDVHINMEQAPIQSEPRVRLVMAQHMIRDIQTLLSRMECRGGPQAQASQPPPQTPTVASETALSSQPSEPVESEAPPREPMESEDMEERTPAQTPELTPSGPAPAGPTPAPETNTPNHPSPAEHVEVLQELQRLQRRLQPFLQRYCEVLGAAATTDYNNNHEGREEDQRLINLVGESLRLLGNTFVALSDLRCNLACAPPRHLHVVRPMSHYTTPMVLQQAAIPIQINVGTTVTMTGNGTRPPPAPSSEAASPGSGQASSLPPSSTTVDSSTEGAPPPGTAPPSAASHPRVIRISHQSVEPVVMMHMNIQDSGSQPGGVPSAPTGPLGPPGHGQTLGSTLIQLPSLPPEFMHAVAHQITHQAMVAAVASAAAGQQVPGFPTAPTRVVIARPTPPQARPSHPGGPPVSGTLQGTGLGTNTSLAQMVSGLVGQLLMQPVLVAQGTPGMAAAAAPAPAPAPAPAPAPAPATASASAGTTNTATTAGPAPGGPAQPPPPQPSAADLQFSQLLGNLLGPAGPGAGGPGLASPTITVAMPGVPAFLQGMTDFLQASQTAPPPPPPPPPPPPAPEQQTTPPPGSPSGGAGSPGGLGPESLPPEFFTSVVQGVLSSLLGSLGARAGSSESIAAFIQRLSGSSNIFEPGADGALGFFGALLSLLCQNFSMVDVVMLLHGHFQPLQRLQPQLRAFFHQHYLGGQEPTPGNIRMATHTLITGLEEYVRESFSLVQVQPGVDIIRTNLEFLQEQFNSIAAHVLRCTDSGFGARLLELCNQGLFECLALNLHCLGGQQMELAAVINGRIRRMSRGVNPSLVSWLTTMMGLRLQVVLEHMPVGPDAILRYVRRVGDPPQVLPEEPMEVQGAERTSPEPQRENASPAPGTTAEEAMSRAPPPAPEGGSRDEQDGASADAEPWAAAVPPEWVPIIQQDIQSQRKVKPQPPLSDAYLSGMPAKRRKTMQGEGPQLLLSEAVSRAAKAAGARPLTSPESLSRDLEAPEVQESYRQQLRSDIQKRLQEDPNYSPQRFPNAHRAFADDP; via the exons atgtgtgtttgtatgtgtttggcCGCGTGTGGGTTAAGTCGTGTCGCTGCAACACCGACGGAAGGCGGAGGCGGAAGGAGGGGGTGGTCAGCGTGCCGGTCCGGGCTCCC AGAGCTGTCGGCCATGGAGCCGAGTGATAGTACCAGTACCGCTATGGAGGAGCCCGACAGCCTGGAGGTACTGGTGAAGACCCTGGACTCTCAGACTCGGACTTTTATTGTGGGGGCCCAG ATGAATGTAAAGGAATTTAAGGAGCACATTGCTGCCTCCGTCAGCATCCCTTCTGAGAAACAGCGGCTCATCTACCAGGGCCGGGTTCTGCAGGACGATAAGAAGCTCCAAGATTACA ATGTTGGGGGGAAGGTTATCCACCTGGTGGAACGGGCTCCTCCTCAGACTCAGCTCCCGTCTGGAGCGTCTTCTGGGACAGGGTCTGCCGCAGCTGCTCATGGTGGGGCACCCCTGCCTGGCACTCGGGGGCCTGGGGCCTCTGTTCATGACCGGAATGCCAACAGCTATGTCATGGTTGGAACCTTCAATCTTCCT AGTGACGGCTCTGCTGTGGATGTTCACATCAACATGGAACAGGCCCCAATTCAG AGTGAGCCCCGGGTACGGCTGGTGATGGCTCAACACATGATCAGGGATATCCAGACCCTCCTGTCCCGGATGGAG TGTCGAGGGGGACCCCAAGCACAGGCCAGTCAGCCACCCCCGCAGACGCCAACTGTGGCCTCGGAGACAGCCTTGAGCTCACAACCGTCAGAACCAGTCGAGAGTGAAGCACCTCCTCGAGAGCCCATGGAGTCAGAAGACATGGAGGAACGCACCCCAGCCCAGACTCCAGAGCTTACCCCTTCTGGCCCAGCTCCAGCGGGTCCAACACCTGCTCCAGAGACAAATACGCCCAA CCACCCTTCCCCTGCCGAGCATGTGGAGGTGCTCCAGGAGCTGCAGCGCTTGCAGCGCCGTCTTCAGCCCTTCCTGCAGCGCTACTGTGAGGTCCTCGGTGCTGCGGCCACCACAGACTACAACAACAAC CATGAGGGCCGTGAGGAGGACCAGAGGCTGATAAACTTGGTGGGGGAGAGCCTCCGGCTGCTGGGCAACACTTTTGTGGCACTGTCTGACCTGCGCTGCAATCTGGCTTGTGCACCCCCACGGCATCTGCACGTAGTGAGGCCCATGTCTCACTACACGACTCCCATGGTGCTCCAGCAGGCAGCCATTCCCATTCAG ATCAATGTGGGAACTACTGTGACCATGACAGGCAACGGGACTAGGCCTCCACCAGCTCCCAGTTCAGAGGCAGCTTCCCCGGGCTCTGGCCAGGCCTCATCCCTGCCTCCATCTTCTACCACTGTTGATTCATCAACTGAAGGAGCCCCCCCACCGGGGACAGCTCCACCCTCAGCTGCCAGCCACCCACGGGTCATCCGGATTTCCCACCAGAGTGTGGAGCCTGTCGTCATGATGCACATGAACATTCAAG ATTCTGGATCACAGCCCGGTGGTGTCCCGAGTGCTCCCACTGGTCCCCTGGGACCTCCTGGTCACGGACAGACCCTGG GCTCCACCCTCATCCAgctgccctccctgccccctGAGTTCATGCACGCCGTCGCCCACCAGATCACTCATCAGGCCATGGTGGCAGCTGTTGCCTCCGCGGCCGCAG GACAGCAAGTGCCTGGCTTCCCAACAGCACCAACTCGGGTGGTGATTGCTCGGCCCACTCCTCCACAGGCTCGGCCTTCCCATCCTGGGGGTCCTCCGGTCTCTGGGACTCTG CAGGGCACTGGGCTGGGTACAAACACTTCATTAGCCCAGATGGTGAGCGGCCTTGTGGGGCAACTTCTTATGCAGCCTGTCCTTGTGG CTCAGGGGACTCCAGGAatggctgcagctgcagctcctgccccagctcctgccccCGCCCCTGCACCTGCACCAGCTCCAGCCACTGCGTCAGCTAGTGCTGGTACCACCAACACAGCTACAACTGCTGGCCCTGCTCCTGGGGGTCCTGCCCAGCCTCCACCTCCGCAGCCCTCTGCAGCCGACCTTCAGTTCTCTCAGCTCCTGGGGAACCTGCTGGGGCCTGCAGGGCCCGGGGCTGGCGGGCCTGGCCTGGCCTCTCCCACCATCACTGTTGCAATGCCCGGTGTGCCCGCTTTTCTCCAGGGCATGACTGACTTCTTGCAG GCATCACagactgcccctcccccccctccccctcctccacccccaccccctgccccagaGCAGCAGACCACACCCCCACCAGGGTCCCCTTCTGGTGGAGCAGGGAGTCCTGGAGGCTTGGGTCCTGAGAGCCTGCCACCGGAGTTTTTCACCTCGGTGGTGCAGGGCGTGCTGAGCTCCCTCCTGGGCTCCTTGGGGGCTCGGGCTGGCAGCAGTGAGAGCATTGCTGCCTTCATCCAACGCCTCAGTGGATCCAGCAACATCTTTGAGCCTGGGGCTGATGGGGCTCTTG GATTCTTTGGagctctgctctctcttctgtgCCAGAATTTCTCAATGGTGGATGTGGTGATGCTTCTGCATGGGCATTTCCAGCCACTGCAGCGGCTCCAGCCTCAGCTGCGAGCTTTCTTCCACCAGCACTATCTGGGTGGTCAGGAGCCCACGCCTGGCAACATCCGG ATGGCAACCCACACACTGATCACTGGCCTGGAGGAATATGTGAGGGAGAGTTTT TCTTTGGTGCAGGTTCAACCAGGTGTGGACATCATCAGGACAAATTTAGAGTTTCTGCAGGAGCAGTTTAACAGCATTGCTGCTCACGTGCTGCGCTGCACAG ACAGTGGATTCGGAGCCCGGTTGCTGGAACTGTGTAACCAGGGCCTGTTTGAGTGCTTGGCCCTGAACCTGCACTGCTTGGGGGGACAGCAGATGGAGCTTGCTGCCGTCATCAATGGCCGAATT CGTCGCATGTCTCGTGGAGTGAACCCGTCCTTGGTGAGCTGGCTGACGACCATGATGGGACTGAGGCTTCAGGTGGTCCTGGAGCACATGCCTGTGGGCCCTGATGCCATCCTCAGATACGTGCGCAGGGTCGGAGACCCCCCTCAG GTCCTTCCTGAAGAGCCAATGGAAGTTCAGGGAGCAGAAAGAACTTCCCCTGAACCTCAG CGGGAGAAtgcttctccagcccctggaacaaCAGCAGAAGAAGCCATGTCCCGAGCCCCGCCCCCTGCTCCCGAGGGGGGTTCCCGAGATGAGCAGGACGGAGCTTCAGCTGATGCAGAGCCTTGGGCAGCTGCAGTTCCCCCA gaaTGGGTCCCTATTATCCAGCAGGACATTCAGAGCCAGCGGAAGGTGAAACCTCAGCCGCCCCTGAGTGATGCCTACCTCAGTGGTATGCCTGCCAAGAGACGCAAG ACAATGCAGGGTGAGGGCCCCCAGCTGCtactctcagaggcagtgagccGGGCAGCTAAGGCAGCCGGAGCTCGGCCCCTGACAAGCCCCGAGAGCCTGAGCCGGGACCTGGAGGCACCAGAGGTTCAGGAGAGCTACAGGCAGCAG cTCCGGTCTGATATCCAGAAACGACTGCAGGAAGATCCCAACTACAGCCCCCAGCGCTTCCCTAATGCCCACCGGGCATTTGCTGACGACCCCTAG
- the Bag6 gene encoding large proline-rich protein BAG6 isoform X19 has product MCVCMCLAACGLSRVAATPTEGGGGRRGWSACRSGLPELSAMEPSDSTSTAMEEPDSLEVLVKTLDSQTRTFIVGAQMNVKEFKEHIAASVSIPSEKQRLIYQGRVLQDDKKLQDYNVGGKVIHLVERAPPQTQLPSGASSGTGSAAAAHGGAPLPGTRGPGASVHDRNANSYVMVGTFNLPSEPRVRLVMAQHMIRDIQTLLSRMECRGGPQAQASQPPPQTPTVASETALSSQPSEPVESEAPPREPMESEDMEERTPAQTPELTPSGPAPAGPTPAPETNTPNHPSPAEHVEVLQELQRLQRRLQPFLQRYCEVLGAAATTDYNNNHEGREEDQRLINLVGESLRLLGNTFVALSDLRCNLACAPPRHLHVVRPMSHYTTPMVLQQAAIPIQINVGTTVTMTGNGTRPPPAPSSEAASPGSGQASSLPPSSTTVDSSTEGAPPPGTAPPSAASHPRVIRISHQSVEPVVMMHMNIQDSGSQPGGVPSAPTGPLGPPGHGQTLGQQVPGFPTAPTRVVIARPTPPQARPSHPGGPPVSGTLQGTGLGTNTSLAQMVSGLVGQLLMQPVLVAQGTPGMAAAAAPAPAPAPAPAPAPAPATASASAGTTNTATTAGPAPGGPAQPPPPQPSAADLQFSQLLGNLLGPAGPGAGGPGLASPTITVAMPGVPAFLQGMTDFLQASQTAPPPPPPPPPPPPAPEQQTTPPPGSPSGGAGSPGGLGPESLPPEFFTSVVQGVLSSLLGSLGARAGSSESIAAFIQRLSGSSNIFEPGADGALGFFGALLSLLCQNFSMVDVVMLLHGHFQPLQRLQPQLRAFFHQHYLGGQEPTPGNIRMATHTLITGLEEYVRESFSLVQVQPGVDIIRTNLEFLQEQFNSIAAHVLRCTDSGFGARLLELCNQGLFECLALNLHCLGGQQMELAAVINGRIRRMSRGVNPSLVSWLTTMMGLRLQVVLEHMPVGPDAILRYVRRVGDPPQVLPEEPMEVQGAERTSPEPQRENASPAPGTTAEEAMSRAPPPAPEGGSRDEQDGASADAEPWAAAVPPEWVPIIQQDIQSQRKVKPQPPLSDAYLSGMPAKRRKTMQGEGPQLLLSEAVSRAAKAAGARPLTSPESLSRDLEAPEVQESYRQQLRSDIQKRLQEDPNYSPQRFPNAHRAFADDP; this is encoded by the exons atgtgtgtttgtatgtgtttggcCGCGTGTGGGTTAAGTCGTGTCGCTGCAACACCGACGGAAGGCGGAGGCGGAAGGAGGGGGTGGTCAGCGTGCCGGTCCGGGCTCCC AGAGCTGTCGGCCATGGAGCCGAGTGATAGTACCAGTACCGCTATGGAGGAGCCCGACAGCCTGGAGGTACTGGTGAAGACCCTGGACTCTCAGACTCGGACTTTTATTGTGGGGGCCCAG ATGAATGTAAAGGAATTTAAGGAGCACATTGCTGCCTCCGTCAGCATCCCTTCTGAGAAACAGCGGCTCATCTACCAGGGCCGGGTTCTGCAGGACGATAAGAAGCTCCAAGATTACA ATGTTGGGGGGAAGGTTATCCACCTGGTGGAACGGGCTCCTCCTCAGACTCAGCTCCCGTCTGGAGCGTCTTCTGGGACAGGGTCTGCCGCAGCTGCTCATGGTGGGGCACCCCTGCCTGGCACTCGGGGGCCTGGGGCCTCTGTTCATGACCGGAATGCCAACAGCTATGTCATGGTTGGAACCTTCAATCTTCCT AGTGAGCCCCGGGTACGGCTGGTGATGGCTCAACACATGATCAGGGATATCCAGACCCTCCTGTCCCGGATGGAG TGTCGAGGGGGACCCCAAGCACAGGCCAGTCAGCCACCCCCGCAGACGCCAACTGTGGCCTCGGAGACAGCCTTGAGCTCACAACCGTCAGAACCAGTCGAGAGTGAAGCACCTCCTCGAGAGCCCATGGAGTCAGAAGACATGGAGGAACGCACCCCAGCCCAGACTCCAGAGCTTACCCCTTCTGGCCCAGCTCCAGCGGGTCCAACACCTGCTCCAGAGACAAATACGCCCAA CCACCCTTCCCCTGCCGAGCATGTGGAGGTGCTCCAGGAGCTGCAGCGCTTGCAGCGCCGTCTTCAGCCCTTCCTGCAGCGCTACTGTGAGGTCCTCGGTGCTGCGGCCACCACAGACTACAACAACAAC CATGAGGGCCGTGAGGAGGACCAGAGGCTGATAAACTTGGTGGGGGAGAGCCTCCGGCTGCTGGGCAACACTTTTGTGGCACTGTCTGACCTGCGCTGCAATCTGGCTTGTGCACCCCCACGGCATCTGCACGTAGTGAGGCCCATGTCTCACTACACGACTCCCATGGTGCTCCAGCAGGCAGCCATTCCCATTCAG ATCAATGTGGGAACTACTGTGACCATGACAGGCAACGGGACTAGGCCTCCACCAGCTCCCAGTTCAGAGGCAGCTTCCCCGGGCTCTGGCCAGGCCTCATCCCTGCCTCCATCTTCTACCACTGTTGATTCATCAACTGAAGGAGCCCCCCCACCGGGGACAGCTCCACCCTCAGCTGCCAGCCACCCACGGGTCATCCGGATTTCCCACCAGAGTGTGGAGCCTGTCGTCATGATGCACATGAACATTCAAG ATTCTGGATCACAGCCCGGTGGTGTCCCGAGTGCTCCCACTGGTCCCCTGGGACCTCCTGGTCACGGACAGACCCTGG GACAGCAAGTGCCTGGCTTCCCAACAGCACCAACTCGGGTGGTGATTGCTCGGCCCACTCCTCCACAGGCTCGGCCTTCCCATCCTGGGGGTCCTCCGGTCTCTGGGACTCTG CAGGGCACTGGGCTGGGTACAAACACTTCATTAGCCCAGATGGTGAGCGGCCTTGTGGGGCAACTTCTTATGCAGCCTGTCCTTGTGG CTCAGGGGACTCCAGGAatggctgcagctgcagctcctgccccagctcctgccccCGCCCCTGCACCTGCACCAGCTCCAGCCACTGCGTCAGCTAGTGCTGGTACCACCAACACAGCTACAACTGCTGGCCCTGCTCCTGGGGGTCCTGCCCAGCCTCCACCTCCGCAGCCCTCTGCAGCCGACCTTCAGTTCTCTCAGCTCCTGGGGAACCTGCTGGGGCCTGCAGGGCCCGGGGCTGGCGGGCCTGGCCTGGCCTCTCCCACCATCACTGTTGCAATGCCCGGTGTGCCCGCTTTTCTCCAGGGCATGACTGACTTCTTGCAG GCATCACagactgcccctcccccccctccccctcctccacccccaccccctgccccagaGCAGCAGACCACACCCCCACCAGGGTCCCCTTCTGGTGGAGCAGGGAGTCCTGGAGGCTTGGGTCCTGAGAGCCTGCCACCGGAGTTTTTCACCTCGGTGGTGCAGGGCGTGCTGAGCTCCCTCCTGGGCTCCTTGGGGGCTCGGGCTGGCAGCAGTGAGAGCATTGCTGCCTTCATCCAACGCCTCAGTGGATCCAGCAACATCTTTGAGCCTGGGGCTGATGGGGCTCTTG GATTCTTTGGagctctgctctctcttctgtgCCAGAATTTCTCAATGGTGGATGTGGTGATGCTTCTGCATGGGCATTTCCAGCCACTGCAGCGGCTCCAGCCTCAGCTGCGAGCTTTCTTCCACCAGCACTATCTGGGTGGTCAGGAGCCCACGCCTGGCAACATCCGG ATGGCAACCCACACACTGATCACTGGCCTGGAGGAATATGTGAGGGAGAGTTTT TCTTTGGTGCAGGTTCAACCAGGTGTGGACATCATCAGGACAAATTTAGAGTTTCTGCAGGAGCAGTTTAACAGCATTGCTGCTCACGTGCTGCGCTGCACAG ACAGTGGATTCGGAGCCCGGTTGCTGGAACTGTGTAACCAGGGCCTGTTTGAGTGCTTGGCCCTGAACCTGCACTGCTTGGGGGGACAGCAGATGGAGCTTGCTGCCGTCATCAATGGCCGAATT CGTCGCATGTCTCGTGGAGTGAACCCGTCCTTGGTGAGCTGGCTGACGACCATGATGGGACTGAGGCTTCAGGTGGTCCTGGAGCACATGCCTGTGGGCCCTGATGCCATCCTCAGATACGTGCGCAGGGTCGGAGACCCCCCTCAG GTCCTTCCTGAAGAGCCAATGGAAGTTCAGGGAGCAGAAAGAACTTCCCCTGAACCTCAG CGGGAGAAtgcttctccagcccctggaacaaCAGCAGAAGAAGCCATGTCCCGAGCCCCGCCCCCTGCTCCCGAGGGGGGTTCCCGAGATGAGCAGGACGGAGCTTCAGCTGATGCAGAGCCTTGGGCAGCTGCAGTTCCCCCA gaaTGGGTCCCTATTATCCAGCAGGACATTCAGAGCCAGCGGAAGGTGAAACCTCAGCCGCCCCTGAGTGATGCCTACCTCAGTGGTATGCCTGCCAAGAGACGCAAG ACAATGCAGGGTGAGGGCCCCCAGCTGCtactctcagaggcagtgagccGGGCAGCTAAGGCAGCCGGAGCTCGGCCCCTGACAAGCCCCGAGAGCCTGAGCCGGGACCTGGAGGCACCAGAGGTTCAGGAGAGCTACAGGCAGCAG cTCCGGTCTGATATCCAGAAACGACTGCAGGAAGATCCCAACTACAGCCCCCAGCGCTTCCCTAATGCCCACCGGGCATTTGCTGACGACCCCTAG
- the Bag6 gene encoding large proline-rich protein BAG6 isoform X27, whose amino-acid sequence MCVCMCLAACGLSRVAATPTEGGGGRRGWSACRSGLPELSAMEPSDSTSTAMEEPDSLEVLVKTLDSQTRTFIVGAQMNVKEFKEHIAASVSIPSEKQRLIYQGRVLQDDKKLQDYNVGGKVIHLVERAPPQTQLPSGASSGTGSAAAAHGGAPLPGTRGPGASVHDRNANSYVMVGTFNLPSEPRVRLVMAQHMIRDIQTLLSRMECRGGPQAQASQPPPQTPTVASETALSSQPSEPVESEAPPREPMESEDMEERTPAQTPELTPSGPAPAGPTPAPETNTPNHPSPAEHVEVLQELQRLQRRLQPFLQRYCEVLGAAATTDYNNNHEGREEDQRLINLVGESLRLLGNTFVALSDLRCNLACAPPRHLHVVRPMSHYTTPMVLQQAAIPIQINVGTTVTMTGNGTRPPPAPSSEAASPGSGQASSLPPSSTTVDSSTEGAPPPGTAPPSAASHPRVIRISHQSVEPVVMMHMNIQDSGSQPGGVPSAPTGPLGPPGHGQTLGQQVPGFPTAPTRVVIARPTPPQARPSHPGGPPVSGTLQGTGLGTNTSLAQMVSGLVGQLLMQPVLVAQGTPGMAAAAAPAPAPAPAPAPAPAPATASASAGTTNTATTAGPAPGGPAQPPPPQPSAADLQFSQLLGNLLGPAGPGAGGPGLASPTITVAMPGVPAFLQGMTDFLQASQTAPPPPPPPPPPPPAPEQQTTPPPGSPSGGAGSPGGLGPESLPPEFFTSVVQGVLSSLLGSLGARAGSSESIAAFIQRLSGSSNIFEPGADGALGFFGALLSLLCQNFSMVDVVMLLHGHFQPLQRLQPQLRAFFHQHYLGGQEPTPGNIRMATHTLITGLEEYVRESFSLVQVQPGVDIIRTNLEFLQEQFNSIAAHVLRCTDSGFGARLLELCNQGLFECLALNLHCLGGQQMELAAVINGRIRRMSRGVNPSLVSWLTTMMGLRLQVVLEHMPVGPDAILRYVRRVGDPPQVLPEEPMEVQGAERTSPEPQRENASPAPGTTAEEAMSRAPPPAPEGGSRDEQDGASADAEPWAAAVPPEWVPIIQQDIQSQRKVKPQPPLSDAYLSGMPAKRRKLRSDIQKRLQEDPNYSPQRFPNAHRAFADDP is encoded by the exons atgtgtgtttgtatgtgtttggcCGCGTGTGGGTTAAGTCGTGTCGCTGCAACACCGACGGAAGGCGGAGGCGGAAGGAGGGGGTGGTCAGCGTGCCGGTCCGGGCTCCC AGAGCTGTCGGCCATGGAGCCGAGTGATAGTACCAGTACCGCTATGGAGGAGCCCGACAGCCTGGAGGTACTGGTGAAGACCCTGGACTCTCAGACTCGGACTTTTATTGTGGGGGCCCAG ATGAATGTAAAGGAATTTAAGGAGCACATTGCTGCCTCCGTCAGCATCCCTTCTGAGAAACAGCGGCTCATCTACCAGGGCCGGGTTCTGCAGGACGATAAGAAGCTCCAAGATTACA ATGTTGGGGGGAAGGTTATCCACCTGGTGGAACGGGCTCCTCCTCAGACTCAGCTCCCGTCTGGAGCGTCTTCTGGGACAGGGTCTGCCGCAGCTGCTCATGGTGGGGCACCCCTGCCTGGCACTCGGGGGCCTGGGGCCTCTGTTCATGACCGGAATGCCAACAGCTATGTCATGGTTGGAACCTTCAATCTTCCT AGTGAGCCCCGGGTACGGCTGGTGATGGCTCAACACATGATCAGGGATATCCAGACCCTCCTGTCCCGGATGGAG TGTCGAGGGGGACCCCAAGCACAGGCCAGTCAGCCACCCCCGCAGACGCCAACTGTGGCCTCGGAGACAGCCTTGAGCTCACAACCGTCAGAACCAGTCGAGAGTGAAGCACCTCCTCGAGAGCCCATGGAGTCAGAAGACATGGAGGAACGCACCCCAGCCCAGACTCCAGAGCTTACCCCTTCTGGCCCAGCTCCAGCGGGTCCAACACCTGCTCCAGAGACAAATACGCCCAA CCACCCTTCCCCTGCCGAGCATGTGGAGGTGCTCCAGGAGCTGCAGCGCTTGCAGCGCCGTCTTCAGCCCTTCCTGCAGCGCTACTGTGAGGTCCTCGGTGCTGCGGCCACCACAGACTACAACAACAAC CATGAGGGCCGTGAGGAGGACCAGAGGCTGATAAACTTGGTGGGGGAGAGCCTCCGGCTGCTGGGCAACACTTTTGTGGCACTGTCTGACCTGCGCTGCAATCTGGCTTGTGCACCCCCACGGCATCTGCACGTAGTGAGGCCCATGTCTCACTACACGACTCCCATGGTGCTCCAGCAGGCAGCCATTCCCATTCAG ATCAATGTGGGAACTACTGTGACCATGACAGGCAACGGGACTAGGCCTCCACCAGCTCCCAGTTCAGAGGCAGCTTCCCCGGGCTCTGGCCAGGCCTCATCCCTGCCTCCATCTTCTACCACTGTTGATTCATCAACTGAAGGAGCCCCCCCACCGGGGACAGCTCCACCCTCAGCTGCCAGCCACCCACGGGTCATCCGGATTTCCCACCAGAGTGTGGAGCCTGTCGTCATGATGCACATGAACATTCAAG ATTCTGGATCACAGCCCGGTGGTGTCCCGAGTGCTCCCACTGGTCCCCTGGGACCTCCTGGTCACGGACAGACCCTGG GACAGCAAGTGCCTGGCTTCCCAACAGCACCAACTCGGGTGGTGATTGCTCGGCCCACTCCTCCACAGGCTCGGCCTTCCCATCCTGGGGGTCCTCCGGTCTCTGGGACTCTG CAGGGCACTGGGCTGGGTACAAACACTTCATTAGCCCAGATGGTGAGCGGCCTTGTGGGGCAACTTCTTATGCAGCCTGTCCTTGTGG CTCAGGGGACTCCAGGAatggctgcagctgcagctcctgccccagctcctgccccCGCCCCTGCACCTGCACCAGCTCCAGCCACTGCGTCAGCTAGTGCTGGTACCACCAACACAGCTACAACTGCTGGCCCTGCTCCTGGGGGTCCTGCCCAGCCTCCACCTCCGCAGCCCTCTGCAGCCGACCTTCAGTTCTCTCAGCTCCTGGGGAACCTGCTGGGGCCTGCAGGGCCCGGGGCTGGCGGGCCTGGCCTGGCCTCTCCCACCATCACTGTTGCAATGCCCGGTGTGCCCGCTTTTCTCCAGGGCATGACTGACTTCTTGCAG GCATCACagactgcccctcccccccctccccctcctccacccccaccccctgccccagaGCAGCAGACCACACCCCCACCAGGGTCCCCTTCTGGTGGAGCAGGGAGTCCTGGAGGCTTGGGTCCTGAGAGCCTGCCACCGGAGTTTTTCACCTCGGTGGTGCAGGGCGTGCTGAGCTCCCTCCTGGGCTCCTTGGGGGCTCGGGCTGGCAGCAGTGAGAGCATTGCTGCCTTCATCCAACGCCTCAGTGGATCCAGCAACATCTTTGAGCCTGGGGCTGATGGGGCTCTTG GATTCTTTGGagctctgctctctcttctgtgCCAGAATTTCTCAATGGTGGATGTGGTGATGCTTCTGCATGGGCATTTCCAGCCACTGCAGCGGCTCCAGCCTCAGCTGCGAGCTTTCTTCCACCAGCACTATCTGGGTGGTCAGGAGCCCACGCCTGGCAACATCCGG ATGGCAACCCACACACTGATCACTGGCCTGGAGGAATATGTGAGGGAGAGTTTT TCTTTGGTGCAGGTTCAACCAGGTGTGGACATCATCAGGACAAATTTAGAGTTTCTGCAGGAGCAGTTTAACAGCATTGCTGCTCACGTGCTGCGCTGCACAG ACAGTGGATTCGGAGCCCGGTTGCTGGAACTGTGTAACCAGGGCCTGTTTGAGTGCTTGGCCCTGAACCTGCACTGCTTGGGGGGACAGCAGATGGAGCTTGCTGCCGTCATCAATGGCCGAATT CGTCGCATGTCTCGTGGAGTGAACCCGTCCTTGGTGAGCTGGCTGACGACCATGATGGGACTGAGGCTTCAGGTGGTCCTGGAGCACATGCCTGTGGGCCCTGATGCCATCCTCAGATACGTGCGCAGGGTCGGAGACCCCCCTCAG GTCCTTCCTGAAGAGCCAATGGAAGTTCAGGGAGCAGAAAGAACTTCCCCTGAACCTCAG CGGGAGAAtgcttctccagcccctggaacaaCAGCAGAAGAAGCCATGTCCCGAGCCCCGCCCCCTGCTCCCGAGGGGGGTTCCCGAGATGAGCAGGACGGAGCTTCAGCTGATGCAGAGCCTTGGGCAGCTGCAGTTCCCCCA gaaTGGGTCCCTATTATCCAGCAGGACATTCAGAGCCAGCGGAAGGTGAAACCTCAGCCGCCCCTGAGTGATGCCTACCTCAGTGGTATGCCTGCCAAGAGACGCAAG cTCCGGTCTGATATCCAGAAACGACTGCAGGAAGATCCCAACTACAGCCCCCAGCGCTTCCCTAATGCCCACCGGGCATTTGCTGACGACCCCTAG